A genome region from Anopheles stephensi strain Indian chromosome 2, UCI_ANSTEP_V1.0, whole genome shotgun sequence includes the following:
- the LOC118504989 gene encoding coiled-coil domain-containing protein lobo isoform X4 has translation MPHALIRQHPTASVPSRLVSPDEVLKRRRANSFELATLLCSFLIGNGFAACVVSGYATREVVNNDQQRVVCPFVPVEDEESSEEEQPEPPNKYQLRQPPDLRSQYLLNIEEEKVAKVQAEEANRIAAEQEELERQEQPPEDPKRGHRVHAWVAIVMNAPWCYKPGYREILLDPNTGEQVLQPPSAFFLEPSTGFRHEVSSPNYLAIESIWNQHNYYVNKQDPAAGLAKMRWDLGNGHDWEHFLPGEPYELREDCAVPEDQDPLTTEEEIEKEKHLDMPTSWVRSLNVSRTDYEQRFPDGTKVIYFKKTIYERFAPYRNLIGLVRRITTYETLDYDGPISRWEFYANRDDLLNLVRIEYRTNETEEHFDKGRPDCLRLLKHRAAPNNEYELRFFYQYRFDALRTLIYHATYILEHYEKRDDLLYYREFQNIPKDQVTKEPSKLTHIIEKFHQNPAKEPVKDIAIRNCFIQDNKIALQFHYGEDCITASTREFIKPPKSEMGEEVPYDPSCTSGYVSNPWDPQPTQLDLFLLLKEQLKAEELASHAFRRRVVEIDTMLSERRKQTDSPRLTNSLFDPLRNEEARQLRLAKYEAIKAREEQIKQQQADFLAPYLLRLGDTSKRPPKRAQVMELYRDCTTDLRRFYQRLEEELRNRCDDLITEEQSLKRFLSRFQQHFEDAEYEKFIAEGETIERDKHILQMRLENIQDDYRRKAEHLRRTLRADERLRPYLGAELESPCERSDCDDE, from the exons ATGCCGCACGCCCTCATCCGTCAGCATCCGACGGCATCCGTC CCATCCCGATTGGTATCACCGGACGAGGTGTTGAAACGACGCCGTGCCAACAGTTTCGAGCTGGCAACACTGCTCTGCAGCTTTCTGATCGGCAATGGATTTGCAGCGTGTGTTGTTTCCGGTTACGCAACGCGCGAAGTGGTCAACAACGATCAGCAGCGGGTGGTTTGCCCATTTGTTCCGGTCGAGGATGAG GAAAGTAGCGAAGAAGAGCAACCGGAACCTCCCAACAAGTACCAACTTCGCCAACCGCCCGACCTTCGCAGCCAGTATCTCCTTAACATTGAGGAAGAAAAGGTGGCCAAAGTGCAGGCGGAAGAAGCAAACCGCATAGCCGCGGAGCAGGAAGAACTCGAACGCCAAGAGCAACCGCCCGAAGATCCCAAACGAGGCCATCGCGTACACGCTTGGGTGGCCATCGTGATGAATGCTCCCTGGTGCTATAAGCCAGGCTATCGCGAGATTTTGCTCGATCCCAACACCGGCGAACAGGTGCTGCAACCACCGAGTGCCTTCTTCTTGGAACCGTCCACCGGTTTCCGGCACGAGGTGTCCTCGCCCAACTATCTCGCCATCGAGAGCATCTGGAACCAGCACAACTACTACGTCAACAAGCAAGATCCTGCCGCCGGACTGGCGAAGATGCGCTGGGATCTTGGCAACGGTCACGATTGGGAACACTTTCTGCCCGGCGAACCGTACGAGCTGCGCGAAGATTGTGCCGTACCGGAGGATCAAGATCCGCTCACGACGGAGGAAGAGATCGAGAAGGAGAAGCATCTCGACATGCCTACTTCCTGGGTCCGATCGCTTAACGTTTCGCGGACCGATTATGAGCAACGCTTTCCGGACGGTACGAAGGTGATCTACTTCAAGAAGACCATCTACGAACGCTTCGCACCGTACCGTAACTTGATCGGGCTGGTGCGTCGCATCACCACGTACGAAACGTTGGACTACGATGGGCCAATTAGTCGGTGGGAGTTTTACGCGAACCGGGACGATCTGCTCAATCTCGTACGCATCGAGTACCGGACGAACGAAACGGAGGAACACTTTGACAAGGGACGTCCGGATTGTTTGCGCTTGCTGAAGCATCGGGCCGCGCCGAACAATGAGTATGAGCTGCGATTCTTTTACCAGTATCGGTTTGATGCACTGAGGACGCTTATCTACCATGCGACATACATTCTGGAGCACTACGAAAAGCGAGATGATCT GTTATATTATCGGGAGTTTCAAAATATTCCCAAGGATCAAGTCACAAAGGAGCCGAGCAAATTGACG CACATTATTGAGAAATTTCACCAAAATCCAGCCAAGGAACCGGTGAAGGATATAGCGATTCGGAACTGCTTCATCCAGGATAACAAAATCGCACTGCAGTTCCATTACGGGGAGGATTGTATTACCGCCTCCACTCGGGAGTTCATCAAGCCACCAAAGTCCGAGATGGGCGAGGAGGTTCCCTACGATCCGTCCTGTACTTCCGGCTACGTG TCCAATCCCTGGGACCCTCAGCCGACTCAGCTCGACCTCTTTCTACTGCTGAAGGAACAGCTCAAAGCGGAAGAACTGGCCTCTCACGCATTCCGCCGTCGAGTGGTCGAAATCGACACGATGCTCAGTGAACGTCGTAAGCAAACGGACTCACCGCGTCTTACCAACAGCCTGTTCGATCCACTGCGCAACGAGGAGGCCCGTCAACTACGGCTAGCCAAGTACGAAGCCATCAAGGCACGGGAGGAACAGATCAAGCAACAGCAGGCCGACTTCCTAGCACCGTATCTGCTCCGTCTCGGGGACACTAGCAAACGTCCTCCGAAACGCGCTCAAGTGATGGAACTGTACCGTGACTGTACGACGGATCTGCGTCGCTTCTATCAACGGCTCGAGGAGGAGCTACGCAACCGCTGTGACGATCTGATCACCGAGGAACAATCGTTGAAACGATTCTTGTCCCGCTTTCAGCAGCATTTTGAGGACGCCGAGTATGAAAAGTTCATTGCCGAGGGTGAAACGATCGAGCGGGATAAACACATCCTGCAGATGCGGCTGGAGAACATCCAGGACGACTATCGCCGGAAGGCCGAACATCTCCGGCGGACGTTGCGTGCGGACGAACGGCTTCGTCCGTATCTTGGTGCTGAGTTGGAGTCACCCTGCGAAAGAAGTGATTGCGATGACGAATGA
- the LOC118504989 gene encoding coiled-coil domain-containing protein lobo isoform X3 — protein MFLQYYEDFLFKNERKPSRLVSPDEVLKRRRANSFELATLLCSFLIGNGFAACVVSGYATREVVNNDQQRVVCPFVPVEDEESSEEEQPEPPNKYQLRQPPDLRSQYLLNIEEEKVAKVQAEEANRIAAEQEELERQEQPPEDPKRGHRVHAWVAIVMNAPWCYKPGYREILLDPNTGEQVLQPPSAFFLEPSTGFRHEVSSPNYLAIESIWNQHNYYVNKQDPAAGLAKMRWDLGNGHDWEHFLPGEPYELREDCAVPEDQDPLTTEEEIEKEKHLDMPTSWVRSLNVSRTDYEQRFPDGTKVIYFKKTIYERFAPYRNLIGLVRRITTYETLDYDGPISRWEFYANRDDLLNLVRIEYRTNETEEHFDKGRPDCLRLLKHRAAPNNEYELRFFYQYRFDALRTLIYHATYILEHYEKRDDLLYYREFQNIPKDQVTKEPSKLTHIIEKFHQNPAKEPVKDIAIRNCFIQDNKIALQFHYGEDCITASTREFIKPPKSEMGEEVPYDPSCTSGYVSNPWDPQPTQLDLFLLLKEQLKAEELASHAFRRRVVEIDTMLSERRKQTDSPRLTNSLFDPLRNEEARQLRLAKYEAIKAREEQIKQQQADFLAPYLLRLGDTSKRPPKRAQVMELYRDCTTDLRRFYQRLEEELRNRCDDLITEEQSLKRFLSRFQQHFEDAEYEKFIAEGETIERDKHILQMRLENIQDDYRRKAEHLRRTLRADERLRPYLGAELESPCERSDCDDE, from the exons CCATCCCGATTGGTATCACCGGACGAGGTGTTGAAACGACGCCGTGCCAACAGTTTCGAGCTGGCAACACTGCTCTGCAGCTTTCTGATCGGCAATGGATTTGCAGCGTGTGTTGTTTCCGGTTACGCAACGCGCGAAGTGGTCAACAACGATCAGCAGCGGGTGGTTTGCCCATTTGTTCCGGTCGAGGATGAG GAAAGTAGCGAAGAAGAGCAACCGGAACCTCCCAACAAGTACCAACTTCGCCAACCGCCCGACCTTCGCAGCCAGTATCTCCTTAACATTGAGGAAGAAAAGGTGGCCAAAGTGCAGGCGGAAGAAGCAAACCGCATAGCCGCGGAGCAGGAAGAACTCGAACGCCAAGAGCAACCGCCCGAAGATCCCAAACGAGGCCATCGCGTACACGCTTGGGTGGCCATCGTGATGAATGCTCCCTGGTGCTATAAGCCAGGCTATCGCGAGATTTTGCTCGATCCCAACACCGGCGAACAGGTGCTGCAACCACCGAGTGCCTTCTTCTTGGAACCGTCCACCGGTTTCCGGCACGAGGTGTCCTCGCCCAACTATCTCGCCATCGAGAGCATCTGGAACCAGCACAACTACTACGTCAACAAGCAAGATCCTGCCGCCGGACTGGCGAAGATGCGCTGGGATCTTGGCAACGGTCACGATTGGGAACACTTTCTGCCCGGCGAACCGTACGAGCTGCGCGAAGATTGTGCCGTACCGGAGGATCAAGATCCGCTCACGACGGAGGAAGAGATCGAGAAGGAGAAGCATCTCGACATGCCTACTTCCTGGGTCCGATCGCTTAACGTTTCGCGGACCGATTATGAGCAACGCTTTCCGGACGGTACGAAGGTGATCTACTTCAAGAAGACCATCTACGAACGCTTCGCACCGTACCGTAACTTGATCGGGCTGGTGCGTCGCATCACCACGTACGAAACGTTGGACTACGATGGGCCAATTAGTCGGTGGGAGTTTTACGCGAACCGGGACGATCTGCTCAATCTCGTACGCATCGAGTACCGGACGAACGAAACGGAGGAACACTTTGACAAGGGACGTCCGGATTGTTTGCGCTTGCTGAAGCATCGGGCCGCGCCGAACAATGAGTATGAGCTGCGATTCTTTTACCAGTATCGGTTTGATGCACTGAGGACGCTTATCTACCATGCGACATACATTCTGGAGCACTACGAAAAGCGAGATGATCT GTTATATTATCGGGAGTTTCAAAATATTCCCAAGGATCAAGTCACAAAGGAGCCGAGCAAATTGACG CACATTATTGAGAAATTTCACCAAAATCCAGCCAAGGAACCGGTGAAGGATATAGCGATTCGGAACTGCTTCATCCAGGATAACAAAATCGCACTGCAGTTCCATTACGGGGAGGATTGTATTACCGCCTCCACTCGGGAGTTCATCAAGCCACCAAAGTCCGAGATGGGCGAGGAGGTTCCCTACGATCCGTCCTGTACTTCCGGCTACGTG TCCAATCCCTGGGACCCTCAGCCGACTCAGCTCGACCTCTTTCTACTGCTGAAGGAACAGCTCAAAGCGGAAGAACTGGCCTCTCACGCATTCCGCCGTCGAGTGGTCGAAATCGACACGATGCTCAGTGAACGTCGTAAGCAAACGGACTCACCGCGTCTTACCAACAGCCTGTTCGATCCACTGCGCAACGAGGAGGCCCGTCAACTACGGCTAGCCAAGTACGAAGCCATCAAGGCACGGGAGGAACAGATCAAGCAACAGCAGGCCGACTTCCTAGCACCGTATCTGCTCCGTCTCGGGGACACTAGCAAACGTCCTCCGAAACGCGCTCAAGTGATGGAACTGTACCGTGACTGTACGACGGATCTGCGTCGCTTCTATCAACGGCTCGAGGAGGAGCTACGCAACCGCTGTGACGATCTGATCACCGAGGAACAATCGTTGAAACGATTCTTGTCCCGCTTTCAGCAGCATTTTGAGGACGCCGAGTATGAAAAGTTCATTGCCGAGGGTGAAACGATCGAGCGGGATAAACACATCCTGCAGATGCGGCTGGAGAACATCCAGGACGACTATCGCCGGAAGGCCGAACATCTCCGGCGGACGTTGCGTGCGGACGAACGGCTTCGTCCGTATCTTGGTGCTGAGTTGGAGTCACCCTGCGAAAGAAGTGATTGCGATGACGAATGA
- the LOC118504989 gene encoding coiled-coil domain-containing protein lobo isoform X5 — MGSKLGKPSRLVSPDEVLKRRRANSFELATLLCSFLIGNGFAACVVSGYATREVVNNDQQRVVCPFVPVEDEESSEEEQPEPPNKYQLRQPPDLRSQYLLNIEEEKVAKVQAEEANRIAAEQEELERQEQPPEDPKRGHRVHAWVAIVMNAPWCYKPGYREILLDPNTGEQVLQPPSAFFLEPSTGFRHEVSSPNYLAIESIWNQHNYYVNKQDPAAGLAKMRWDLGNGHDWEHFLPGEPYELREDCAVPEDQDPLTTEEEIEKEKHLDMPTSWVRSLNVSRTDYEQRFPDGTKVIYFKKTIYERFAPYRNLIGLVRRITTYETLDYDGPISRWEFYANRDDLLNLVRIEYRTNETEEHFDKGRPDCLRLLKHRAAPNNEYELRFFYQYRFDALRTLIYHATYILEHYEKRDDLLYYREFQNIPKDQVTKEPSKLTHIIEKFHQNPAKEPVKDIAIRNCFIQDNKIALQFHYGEDCITASTREFIKPPKSEMGEEVPYDPSCTSGYVSNPWDPQPTQLDLFLLLKEQLKAEELASHAFRRRVVEIDTMLSERRKQTDSPRLTNSLFDPLRNEEARQLRLAKYEAIKAREEQIKQQQADFLAPYLLRLGDTSKRPPKRAQVMELYRDCTTDLRRFYQRLEEELRNRCDDLITEEQSLKRFLSRFQQHFEDAEYEKFIAEGETIERDKHILQMRLENIQDDYRRKAEHLRRTLRADERLRPYLGAELESPCERSDCDDE; from the exons CCATCCCGATTGGTATCACCGGACGAGGTGTTGAAACGACGCCGTGCCAACAGTTTCGAGCTGGCAACACTGCTCTGCAGCTTTCTGATCGGCAATGGATTTGCAGCGTGTGTTGTTTCCGGTTACGCAACGCGCGAAGTGGTCAACAACGATCAGCAGCGGGTGGTTTGCCCATTTGTTCCGGTCGAGGATGAG GAAAGTAGCGAAGAAGAGCAACCGGAACCTCCCAACAAGTACCAACTTCGCCAACCGCCCGACCTTCGCAGCCAGTATCTCCTTAACATTGAGGAAGAAAAGGTGGCCAAAGTGCAGGCGGAAGAAGCAAACCGCATAGCCGCGGAGCAGGAAGAACTCGAACGCCAAGAGCAACCGCCCGAAGATCCCAAACGAGGCCATCGCGTACACGCTTGGGTGGCCATCGTGATGAATGCTCCCTGGTGCTATAAGCCAGGCTATCGCGAGATTTTGCTCGATCCCAACACCGGCGAACAGGTGCTGCAACCACCGAGTGCCTTCTTCTTGGAACCGTCCACCGGTTTCCGGCACGAGGTGTCCTCGCCCAACTATCTCGCCATCGAGAGCATCTGGAACCAGCACAACTACTACGTCAACAAGCAAGATCCTGCCGCCGGACTGGCGAAGATGCGCTGGGATCTTGGCAACGGTCACGATTGGGAACACTTTCTGCCCGGCGAACCGTACGAGCTGCGCGAAGATTGTGCCGTACCGGAGGATCAAGATCCGCTCACGACGGAGGAAGAGATCGAGAAGGAGAAGCATCTCGACATGCCTACTTCCTGGGTCCGATCGCTTAACGTTTCGCGGACCGATTATGAGCAACGCTTTCCGGACGGTACGAAGGTGATCTACTTCAAGAAGACCATCTACGAACGCTTCGCACCGTACCGTAACTTGATCGGGCTGGTGCGTCGCATCACCACGTACGAAACGTTGGACTACGATGGGCCAATTAGTCGGTGGGAGTTTTACGCGAACCGGGACGATCTGCTCAATCTCGTACGCATCGAGTACCGGACGAACGAAACGGAGGAACACTTTGACAAGGGACGTCCGGATTGTTTGCGCTTGCTGAAGCATCGGGCCGCGCCGAACAATGAGTATGAGCTGCGATTCTTTTACCAGTATCGGTTTGATGCACTGAGGACGCTTATCTACCATGCGACATACATTCTGGAGCACTACGAAAAGCGAGATGATCT GTTATATTATCGGGAGTTTCAAAATATTCCCAAGGATCAAGTCACAAAGGAGCCGAGCAAATTGACG CACATTATTGAGAAATTTCACCAAAATCCAGCCAAGGAACCGGTGAAGGATATAGCGATTCGGAACTGCTTCATCCAGGATAACAAAATCGCACTGCAGTTCCATTACGGGGAGGATTGTATTACCGCCTCCACTCGGGAGTTCATCAAGCCACCAAAGTCCGAGATGGGCGAGGAGGTTCCCTACGATCCGTCCTGTACTTCCGGCTACGTG TCCAATCCCTGGGACCCTCAGCCGACTCAGCTCGACCTCTTTCTACTGCTGAAGGAACAGCTCAAAGCGGAAGAACTGGCCTCTCACGCATTCCGCCGTCGAGTGGTCGAAATCGACACGATGCTCAGTGAACGTCGTAAGCAAACGGACTCACCGCGTCTTACCAACAGCCTGTTCGATCCACTGCGCAACGAGGAGGCCCGTCAACTACGGCTAGCCAAGTACGAAGCCATCAAGGCACGGGAGGAACAGATCAAGCAACAGCAGGCCGACTTCCTAGCACCGTATCTGCTCCGTCTCGGGGACACTAGCAAACGTCCTCCGAAACGCGCTCAAGTGATGGAACTGTACCGTGACTGTACGACGGATCTGCGTCGCTTCTATCAACGGCTCGAGGAGGAGCTACGCAACCGCTGTGACGATCTGATCACCGAGGAACAATCGTTGAAACGATTCTTGTCCCGCTTTCAGCAGCATTTTGAGGACGCCGAGTATGAAAAGTTCATTGCCGAGGGTGAAACGATCGAGCGGGATAAACACATCCTGCAGATGCGGCTGGAGAACATCCAGGACGACTATCGCCGGAAGGCCGAACATCTCCGGCGGACGTTGCGTGCGGACGAACGGCTTCGTCCGTATCTTGGTGCTGAGTTGGAGTCACCCTGCGAAAGAAGTGATTGCGATGACGAATGA
- the LOC118504989 gene encoding coiled-coil domain-containing protein lobo isoform X2, with translation MPHALIRQHPTASVVRSSIPSSSSSANQSRSAICHWAPSRLVSPDEVLKRRRANSFELATLLCSFLIGNGFAACVVSGYATREVVNNDQQRVVCPFVPVEDEESSEEEQPEPPNKYQLRQPPDLRSQYLLNIEEEKVAKVQAEEANRIAAEQEELERQEQPPEDPKRGHRVHAWVAIVMNAPWCYKPGYREILLDPNTGEQVLQPPSAFFLEPSTGFRHEVSSPNYLAIESIWNQHNYYVNKQDPAAGLAKMRWDLGNGHDWEHFLPGEPYELREDCAVPEDQDPLTTEEEIEKEKHLDMPTSWVRSLNVSRTDYEQRFPDGTKVIYFKKTIYERFAPYRNLIGLVRRITTYETLDYDGPISRWEFYANRDDLLNLVRIEYRTNETEEHFDKGRPDCLRLLKHRAAPNNEYELRFFYQYRFDALRTLIYHATYILEHYEKRDDLLYYREFQNIPKDQVTKEPSKLTHIIEKFHQNPAKEPVKDIAIRNCFIQDNKIALQFHYGEDCITASTREFIKPPKSEMGEEVPYDPSCTSGYVSNPWDPQPTQLDLFLLLKEQLKAEELASHAFRRRVVEIDTMLSERRKQTDSPRLTNSLFDPLRNEEARQLRLAKYEAIKAREEQIKQQQADFLAPYLLRLGDTSKRPPKRAQVMELYRDCTTDLRRFYQRLEEELRNRCDDLITEEQSLKRFLSRFQQHFEDAEYEKFIAEGETIERDKHILQMRLENIQDDYRRKAEHLRRTLRADERLRPYLGAELESPCERSDCDDE, from the exons ATGCCGCACGCCCTCATCCGTCAGCATCCGACGGCATCCGTCGTTCGTAGTTCGattccatcatcatcttcaagtGCAAATCAAAGTCGGAGTGCAATTTGCCACTGGGCG CCATCCCGATTGGTATCACCGGACGAGGTGTTGAAACGACGCCGTGCCAACAGTTTCGAGCTGGCAACACTGCTCTGCAGCTTTCTGATCGGCAATGGATTTGCAGCGTGTGTTGTTTCCGGTTACGCAACGCGCGAAGTGGTCAACAACGATCAGCAGCGGGTGGTTTGCCCATTTGTTCCGGTCGAGGATGAG GAAAGTAGCGAAGAAGAGCAACCGGAACCTCCCAACAAGTACCAACTTCGCCAACCGCCCGACCTTCGCAGCCAGTATCTCCTTAACATTGAGGAAGAAAAGGTGGCCAAAGTGCAGGCGGAAGAAGCAAACCGCATAGCCGCGGAGCAGGAAGAACTCGAACGCCAAGAGCAACCGCCCGAAGATCCCAAACGAGGCCATCGCGTACACGCTTGGGTGGCCATCGTGATGAATGCTCCCTGGTGCTATAAGCCAGGCTATCGCGAGATTTTGCTCGATCCCAACACCGGCGAACAGGTGCTGCAACCACCGAGTGCCTTCTTCTTGGAACCGTCCACCGGTTTCCGGCACGAGGTGTCCTCGCCCAACTATCTCGCCATCGAGAGCATCTGGAACCAGCACAACTACTACGTCAACAAGCAAGATCCTGCCGCCGGACTGGCGAAGATGCGCTGGGATCTTGGCAACGGTCACGATTGGGAACACTTTCTGCCCGGCGAACCGTACGAGCTGCGCGAAGATTGTGCCGTACCGGAGGATCAAGATCCGCTCACGACGGAGGAAGAGATCGAGAAGGAGAAGCATCTCGACATGCCTACTTCCTGGGTCCGATCGCTTAACGTTTCGCGGACCGATTATGAGCAACGCTTTCCGGACGGTACGAAGGTGATCTACTTCAAGAAGACCATCTACGAACGCTTCGCACCGTACCGTAACTTGATCGGGCTGGTGCGTCGCATCACCACGTACGAAACGTTGGACTACGATGGGCCAATTAGTCGGTGGGAGTTTTACGCGAACCGGGACGATCTGCTCAATCTCGTACGCATCGAGTACCGGACGAACGAAACGGAGGAACACTTTGACAAGGGACGTCCGGATTGTTTGCGCTTGCTGAAGCATCGGGCCGCGCCGAACAATGAGTATGAGCTGCGATTCTTTTACCAGTATCGGTTTGATGCACTGAGGACGCTTATCTACCATGCGACATACATTCTGGAGCACTACGAAAAGCGAGATGATCT GTTATATTATCGGGAGTTTCAAAATATTCCCAAGGATCAAGTCACAAAGGAGCCGAGCAAATTGACG CACATTATTGAGAAATTTCACCAAAATCCAGCCAAGGAACCGGTGAAGGATATAGCGATTCGGAACTGCTTCATCCAGGATAACAAAATCGCACTGCAGTTCCATTACGGGGAGGATTGTATTACCGCCTCCACTCGGGAGTTCATCAAGCCACCAAAGTCCGAGATGGGCGAGGAGGTTCCCTACGATCCGTCCTGTACTTCCGGCTACGTG TCCAATCCCTGGGACCCTCAGCCGACTCAGCTCGACCTCTTTCTACTGCTGAAGGAACAGCTCAAAGCGGAAGAACTGGCCTCTCACGCATTCCGCCGTCGAGTGGTCGAAATCGACACGATGCTCAGTGAACGTCGTAAGCAAACGGACTCACCGCGTCTTACCAACAGCCTGTTCGATCCACTGCGCAACGAGGAGGCCCGTCAACTACGGCTAGCCAAGTACGAAGCCATCAAGGCACGGGAGGAACAGATCAAGCAACAGCAGGCCGACTTCCTAGCACCGTATCTGCTCCGTCTCGGGGACACTAGCAAACGTCCTCCGAAACGCGCTCAAGTGATGGAACTGTACCGTGACTGTACGACGGATCTGCGTCGCTTCTATCAACGGCTCGAGGAGGAGCTACGCAACCGCTGTGACGATCTGATCACCGAGGAACAATCGTTGAAACGATTCTTGTCCCGCTTTCAGCAGCATTTTGAGGACGCCGAGTATGAAAAGTTCATTGCCGAGGGTGAAACGATCGAGCGGGATAAACACATCCTGCAGATGCGGCTGGAGAACATCCAGGACGACTATCGCCGGAAGGCCGAACATCTCCGGCGGACGTTGCGTGCGGACGAACGGCTTCGTCCGTATCTTGGTGCTGAGTTGGAGTCACCCTGCGAAAGAAGTGATTGCGATGACGAATGA